One Prochlorococcus marinus XMU1411 genomic window carries:
- a CDS encoding AbrB family transcriptional regulator has translation MPNINLFYYLIAGFIFGVLALKTGIPAAPLAGALIGASILSISGKVDIAEWPIGTRTILEIGIGTVIGTSLTKDSLMDLQTLWRPAILITFTLVITGLAIGLWTSRLLNIDVITTILGAAPGGISGMSLVGSEYGVGAAVATLHAVRLITVLLILPLIVKCLNLFGIIKS, from the coding sequence ATGCCAAACATAAATCTATTCTATTATCTAATTGCAGGTTTTATTTTTGGAGTTTTAGCTCTAAAAACAGGTATCCCTGCAGCTCCTCTTGCAGGTGCTTTAATAGGCGCAAGCATACTTAGCATCAGTGGCAAAGTCGATATTGCAGAGTGGCCAATAGGCACAAGAACAATTTTAGAAATTGGTATTGGAACAGTTATCGGCACATCATTAACCAAAGACTCATTAATGGATCTTCAAACATTGTGGAGGCCTGCTATTTTAATAACTTTTACTTTAGTTATTACAGGATTAGCAATTGGATTATGGACAAGCAGATTACTTAATATCGATGTGATAACAACAATTCTTGGCGCAGCACCAGGAGGCATCAGCGGCATGAGTCTTGTAGGATCAGAGTATGGGGTTGGGGCTGCAGTCGCAACTCTACACGCAGTAAGATTAATTACTGTGCTTCTAATTCTACCTTTAATTGTAAAATGCTTAAACTTATTTGGAATAATAAAATCTTAA
- a CDS encoding DUF6554 family protein, which yields MKGFRKNLIFVTLGIISPISFHSLKVNAGSFGAEIFCTMRDGGNDHESSWDAAYTYIKKQKGGIFKVSPKQAAAQITESVIRDRETFSYCVEYLDKLHPNRKLIRDLEKEEERQEKEAKDRESKRKRLEKELEETNEEFSDETLERYSY from the coding sequence ATGAAGGGATTTAGAAAAAATTTAATTTTTGTAACCTTGGGGATTATATCCCCTATTTCATTTCATTCTTTAAAAGTAAATGCAGGATCTTTTGGAGCGGAAATTTTTTGTACTATGAGAGATGGAGGAAATGATCATGAAAGTAGTTGGGATGCAGCATATACATATATAAAAAAGCAAAAAGGTGGAATTTTCAAAGTTTCACCTAAACAAGCAGCAGCACAAATTACTGAATCAGTTATTAGAGATAGAGAAACTTTCAGCTATTGTGTTGAGTACCTTGATAAACTTCATCCAAATAGAAAACTAATAAGAGATTTAGAAAAAGAAGAGGAAAGACAAGAAAAAGAAGCAAAAGACAGAGAAAGCAAAAGAAAAAGATTAGAAAAAGAATTAGAAGAAACTAATGAAGAATTTTCTGATGAAACACTTGAAAGATATAGTTATTAA
- a CDS encoding pyridoxal-phosphate-dependent aminotransferase family protein, with protein MIPGPTPVPEKVLQALSKHPIGHRSKEFQDLVESTSKNLQWLHQTQNDVLTITGSGTAAMEAGIINTLSRGDKVICGENGKFGERWVKVAKEFGLEVIKIDSEWGTPLDPEEFKKVLEKDKQKEIKAVILTHSETSTGVINDLKTISSYIRKHNTALSIVDCVTSLGACNVPVDEWELDIVASGSQKGYMIPPGLSFISMSQKAWKATEKSNLPKFYLNLKSYRKSLLTNSNPYTPAVNLVFALDEALKMMREEGLDNIFLRHNRHKLAMSNAAKTLNLKLFADEKCLSPSITAIETGEIDAEEFRKTIKNKFDILLAGGQDHLKGKIFRVGHLGYINDRDIITIVAAIGNVLLDLSKITAQQAGEALVVVSKYLERN; from the coding sequence ATGATTCCTGGACCCACACCAGTTCCAGAAAAAGTTTTACAAGCATTAAGTAAGCATCCAATAGGCCATCGCAGTAAAGAATTCCAAGATCTAGTAGAGAGTACTTCTAAAAATTTACAGTGGCTTCATCAAACTCAAAATGATGTTCTAACAATCACAGGTAGTGGGACTGCCGCAATGGAGGCTGGAATAATAAACACTTTAAGTAGAGGAGATAAAGTAATTTGTGGAGAAAATGGAAAATTTGGCGAAAGATGGGTAAAAGTTGCTAAAGAATTTGGTCTAGAAGTAATAAAAATAGATTCTGAATGGGGTACTCCCCTTGATCCAGAAGAATTCAAAAAGGTATTAGAAAAAGATAAACAAAAAGAAATAAAGGCGGTTATTTTGACTCATTCTGAAACCTCAACAGGTGTAATTAATGATCTAAAAACTATAAGTTCATATATTCGGAAACACAACACAGCTTTATCAATTGTTGACTGCGTTACAAGTCTTGGAGCTTGCAATGTTCCAGTAGACGAATGGGAATTAGATATCGTTGCTTCGGGATCGCAAAAGGGATATATGATACCTCCAGGGCTTAGTTTTATATCAATGAGCCAAAAAGCATGGAAAGCAACAGAAAAATCTAATTTACCAAAATTTTATTTAAATTTAAAATCATACAGAAAAAGTCTTTTAACTAACAGTAATCCATATACTCCAGCAGTTAATTTGGTTTTTGCTTTAGATGAAGCTTTAAAAATGATGAGAGAAGAAGGTTTGGATAACATTTTCCTCAGACACAATAGACACAAATTAGCAATGAGCAATGCAGCAAAGACATTAAATCTCAAATTATTTGCCGATGAAAAATGTTTAAGCCCTTCAATTACTGCGATAGAAACTGGAGAAATAGATGCTGAAGAATTTAGAAAGACTATAAAAAATAAATTTGATATCCTACTTGCTGGTGGTCAAGATCACTTGAAAGGAAAAATATTTAGAGTTGGTCACTTAGGTTATATAAATGACAGAGATATCATCACAATTGTCGCAGCCATCGGTAATGTACTTCTTGATTTAAGCAAAATAACAGCTCAACAGGCTGGTGAAGCATTGGTTGTGGTCTCTAAATATCTTGAGAGAAATTAG